One segment of Chloroflexota bacterium DNA contains the following:
- a CDS encoding thiamine pyrophosphate-dependent enzyme, giving the protein ERLLRAESPLIWAGQGVLYAEASAELQTVAELLGAPVMTTLQGKSAFNERHELSAGVGAYVETGMVTHYLEHSDTLLGVGASLSLSPFTPKIPDGKTIIHATNDPADLHKVYPADVAVCADAKLFLAQLAEVLQSRVGASQQELRRSTVAKLAELRRAWRADFAAEFNDESDPVNGYRLFGELWSLIDPDTSMVTHESGATRDIQCVFYESTVPRSYLGWGQSSQLGFSLGLAMGAKLANPDKLVVNVMGDGAAGMTGMDWETASRENIPILSVIKNDAIFSGYDRNIPTAIEKFGVSSLYGDYAGVATALGCHGEKVSTVAELRPALQRAIRATQEGQPAVVDVTTAETRRLSIPPPERKTT; this is encoded by the coding sequence CCGAGCGCCTGCTGCGCGCCGAGTCGCCGCTGATCTGGGCCGGCCAGGGCGTGCTCTACGCCGAAGCTTCCGCCGAGTTGCAAACCGTCGCCGAGCTCCTCGGCGCTCCCGTCATGACCACCCTGCAGGGTAAGAGCGCCTTCAACGAGCGCCACGAGCTGTCGGCCGGCGTGGGCGCCTACGTCGAGACCGGCATGGTGACCCACTACCTGGAGCACAGCGACACTCTGCTGGGCGTGGGCGCGAGCCTCAGCCTCAGCCCGTTCACGCCCAAGATCCCCGACGGCAAGACGATCATCCACGCGACCAACGACCCTGCCGACTTGCACAAGGTCTATCCCGCCGACGTGGCCGTCTGCGCCGACGCCAAGCTGTTTCTGGCGCAACTGGCCGAGGTCTTGCAGTCCCGCGTCGGCGCTTCGCAGCAGGAGCTGCGGCGGAGCACCGTCGCCAAACTCGCCGAGCTGCGCCGCGCCTGGCGCGCGGACTTCGCCGCCGAGTTCAATGACGAGAGCGACCCCGTCAACGGCTACCGGCTCTTCGGCGAGCTGTGGAGCCTGATCGACCCCGACACCTCGATGGTCACGCACGAGTCCGGCGCCACCCGCGACATCCAGTGCGTGTTCTACGAATCGACCGTGCCGCGCAGCTATCTCGGCTGGGGGCAATCCTCGCAGCTCGGCTTTTCGCTGGGACTGGCCATGGGCGCCAAGCTGGCCAATCCCGACAAGCTCGTCGTGAACGTGATGGGCGACGGCGCCGCCGGCATGACCGGCATGGACTGGGAGACGGCCTCGCGCGAGAACATCCCCATCCTCAGCGTCATCAAGAACGACGCCATCTTCAGCGGCTACGACCGCAACATCCCCACCGCCATCGAGAAGTTCGGCGTGTCCTCGCTCTACGGCGACTACGCGGGAGTGGCGACGGCGTTGGGGTGCCACGGTGAGAAGGTGAGCACGGTGGCCGAGCTGCGGCCGGCGCTCCAGCGCGCCATCCGCGCCACGCAAGAGGGCCAGCCCGCCGTGGTGGACGTGACCACCGCCGAAACCCGGCGGCTCTCAATCCCGCCGCCCGAGCGCAAGACAACTTAG
- a CDS encoding transporter substrate-binding domain-containing protein, whose amino-acid sequence MARGILFGAIVAVLLAVSLACSETPEAVRMGTEGAYPPYNFINDDGEVDGFERELGDELCRRANLECTWVTNDWDTIISNLVAGDYDTIIAGMSITVERDEIIDFSQPYLPPSASVYLAAAGAGDNAVNGTVAAQGATVQADYLASQSGATLLEFELVPDAIAAVLSGAADAALVDLAFARESMAEHEGMLAIVGPEVKLDLGVGIGVREDDGELKDKLDQAIGEMKDDGTLNAMISKWFGEEDEGF is encoded by the coding sequence ATGGCTAGGGGCATCCTCTTCGGCGCGATAGTTGCGGTACTCCTCGCGGTTTCCTTGGCATGCTCCGAAACGCCCGAAGCCGTCCGGATGGGAACCGAGGGCGCCTATCCGCCCTACAACTTCATCAACGACGACGGTGAGGTCGACGGGTTCGAGCGAGAGCTGGGCGATGAGCTGTGCCGGCGGGCCAATCTCGAGTGCACCTGGGTGACCAACGATTGGGACACCATCATTTCCAATCTCGTGGCCGGCGACTACGACACGATTATTGCCGGGATGAGCATCACGGTGGAGCGCGACGAGATCATTGACTTCTCGCAGCCGTACCTCCCGCCCAGCGCGTCGGTCTATCTCGCCGCGGCCGGCGCCGGCGACAACGCGGTCAACGGCACCGTGGCCGCCCAGGGGGCCACGGTCCAGGCCGACTACCTGGCGTCGCAATCGGGCGCAACGCTTCTCGAGTTCGAGCTGGTACCCGACGCCATTGCGGCCGTGCTGAGCGGCGCGGCGGATGCGGCGCTGGTGGATTTGGCGTTCGCGCGCGAGAGCATGGCTGAACACGAGGGAATGCTGGCCATCGTCGGCCCCGAGGTGAAGCTCGACCTCGGCGTGGGCATCGGCGTTCGAGAAGACGACGGTGAGTTGAAGGACAAACTGGACCAGGCCATCGGCGAGATGAAAGACGACGGCACGCTGAACGCGATGATCAGCAAGTGGTTCGGCGAGGAGGACGAGGGCTTCTAG
- a CDS encoding MoaD/ThiS family protein, with the protein MPTVTIRIPQVLRHHTAGARSVDLQASTVQQALNALFVVYPSLRESLTPPSGNVLEATNLFLNEQDVATLDGLATPTANGDTLTILPAMSGGGRSGSRGKLRSGPLPRHWER; encoded by the coding sequence ATGCCCACCGTCACCATCCGCATTCCCCAGGTGCTGCGACACCACACGGCGGGAGCGCGCAGCGTTGACCTACAGGCGAGCACGGTGCAGCAGGCGCTCAATGCGCTATTCGTCGTTTATCCGTCGCTGCGCGAATCGCTGACGCCGCCCAGCGGCAACGTGCTCGAGGCGACGAACCTGTTCCTCAACGAGCAGGACGTCGCCACGCTGGATGGTCTGGCCACGCCGACCGCAAACGGCGACACCCTGACGATCCTCCCGGCCATGTCCGGCGGAGGGCGGTCCGGTTCGCGTGGGAAACTCCGAAGCGGGCCTTTGCCACGACATTGGGAGCGGTAG
- a CDS encoding cupin domain-containing protein: MRNPMQPKVVDPGEVAAEHVYPDAPSKVIKRNLVTHRDDAPNFGMRLFEVEAGGATDHHQHPWEHEVFIVSGSGHLLTDDGLKPFAQGQAVFVPPMAMHQFQNTGAAPLQFICMIPNSGDCQ, translated from the coding sequence GTGAGAAACCCCATGCAACCCAAGGTCGTCGATCCCGGCGAGGTCGCCGCGGAGCACGTCTATCCCGACGCCCCGAGCAAGGTCATCAAGCGCAACCTGGTGACCCACCGGGACGACGCGCCGAACTTCGGCATGCGCCTCTTCGAGGTCGAGGCCGGCGGCGCCACCGATCATCACCAGCATCCCTGGGAGCACGAGGTGTTCATCGTCAGCGGCAGCGGTCACCTGCTCACCGACGACGGGCTCAAGCCCTTCGCGCAGGGTCAGGCCGTGTTCGTGCCGCCCATGGCCATGCACCAGTTCCAGAACACGGGCGCCGCGCCGCTGCAGTTCATCTGCATGATCCCCAACAGCGGGGACTGTCAGTAG
- a CDS encoding ankyrin repeat domain-containing protein produces the protein MTTDEDGRVTGLDLFRNNVSGVIPTDVGNLDKLVVLNVANTHDPVGSAVADIIVGFASLIELVFTGDTTLDTRNPPEYNDLYGCIPSRLQGQLDSEQSSLGGLGFCDGSNEAESTNALALEYAVLKGDGAAVRRLLRDDVDVACADDSGPTVLHAAIAQGIADIARMLAERCAEELDDASSGALYELALDRGTPEIVEVLLDAGVDIPCSSESDRTRLHVAVVYEYVELARMVAEKCPEVLNSVRTSRIDEQTPLSLAIAIRNQKLIRILIEAGADPNVRVVPDYEVGSHLAHAVEGGDLAIVELLLEAGADPNVSDADLGAPSYRATPLARAYHNDRADLVRVLVEGGAKLGDRGSEMLSGAISSGRAELVDALVEAGADVNATAANGWSMLKWAVVKDSAEMVGVLVEAGADVNATDANGEHILFDAVLHGSSEVVETLVAAGADVNARDKNGRSVLGKARLFNDPEVIRILINAGAKE, from the coding sequence GTGACCACCGACGAGGACGGTCGGGTGACTGGCCTGGACCTCTTCCGCAACAACGTGTCCGGCGTCATACCGACGGACGTTGGCAACCTGGACAAGCTGGTGGTTCTGAACGTAGCGAACACGCATGACCCCGTTGGTTCGGCGGTGGCCGACATCATTGTCGGTTTTGCAAGTCTTATAGAGCTGGTGTTCACCGGAGACACAACGCTCGACACTAGGAACCCGCCCGAATACAACGACTTGTATGGGTGCATTCCAAGCCGTCTGCAAGGGCAGTTGGACTCCGAGCAGTCCAGCCTGGGCGGGCTCGGGTTCTGCGACGGGTCGAACGAGGCGGAGAGCACAAATGCGCTGGCCCTCGAATATGCCGTCCTTAAGGGAGACGGAGCGGCGGTGCGACGTCTCCTCCGCGACGACGTTGACGTCGCCTGTGCCGACGACTCCGGTCCCACGGTGCTACACGCAGCAATCGCCCAAGGGATCGCTGATATAGCTCGAATGTTGGCGGAGCGATGCGCAGAGGAGCTGGACGACGCGAGCAGCGGCGCCCTCTACGAGCTTGCCCTCGACCGCGGAACCCCCGAGATTGTCGAGGTCCTGCTGGATGCCGGCGTCGACATCCCCTGCTCCAGCGAGTCGGACCGCACGCGTCTTCACGTTGCGGTCGTGTACGAGTACGTTGAATTGGCGCGAATGGTCGCGGAGAAATGTCCGGAAGTCTTGAACTCCGTGCGTACGAGCCGCATCGACGAGCAGACGCCCTTGAGCCTGGCAATCGCAATCCGCAACCAGAAGCTGATCCGAATACTCATCGAAGCGGGCGCGGACCCCAATGTGAGAGTTGTGCCTGACTATGAGGTCGGTTCCCATCTGGCGCATGCGGTCGAGGGAGGCGACCTGGCAATCGTGGAGCTCCTCCTCGAGGCAGGCGCGGACCCGAATGTCTCCGACGCTGATTTGGGAGCGCCGAGCTATCGGGCAACGCCCCTCGCTCGGGCCTATCACAACGACCGGGCAGATCTGGTGCGAGTTCTCGTTGAGGGAGGTGCAAAGCTCGGCGACCGCGGAAGTGAAATGCTCTCGGGGGCGATCTCCAGCGGCAGGGCGGAGCTGGTCGACGCATTGGTAGAGGCCGGCGCGGACGTCAATGCAACGGCCGCCAATGGTTGGTCCATGCTCAAATGGGCGGTCGTGAAGGACAGCGCCGAAATGGTAGGCGTACTCGTCGAAGCAGGCGCGGACGTTAATGCCACGGATGCCAACGGTGAACACATTCTCTTCGACGCGGTCTTGCACGGCAGTTCTGAAGTCGTAGAGACACTGGTCGCGGCAGGCGCGGACGTGAATGCAAGGGACAAGAACGGTCGTTCCGTGCTCGGCAAGGCCAGGCTATTCAACGATCCCGAAGTGATCCGGATTCTCATCAACGCCGGCGCGAAGGAATGA
- a CDS encoding DNA alkylation repair protein, with protein MKDPLDHRPQDPALVLRSRLEAVADPVRAAGEAKYLKLERRRVIGTSMPGAERVITGFVNDFGLPSDLGLLDRLFDASLEEAWCAIWMLAAQPAFSADTWRLTDAWSGAPDTWALADPISLLLVAGHLEAGVIDEDVLRAWSARESPFWYRRVALVSTVSLNDGLHGPTQRRLRRIGRVPPIGESPRPGLTLDLLEASIHDRRHFIRLGIGWALRPLSAVDPDGAAAFVQRHRPRITKAMLRKARLDDDGRRAS; from the coding sequence ATGAAAGATCCGCTCGACCACCGCCCGCAAGATCCGGCGCTCGTGCTTCGATCGCGGCTGGAAGCGGTTGCAGACCCCGTGCGCGCCGCGGGCGAAGCCAAGTACCTGAAGCTCGAGCGACGCCGGGTGATCGGCACGTCGATGCCCGGCGCCGAGCGCGTGATCACCGGCTTCGTCAATGATTTCGGACTGCCGTCGGACCTGGGCCTGCTGGATCGGCTCTTCGACGCGTCGCTGGAAGAAGCCTGGTGCGCGATCTGGATGCTGGCGGCCCAGCCGGCATTCAGCGCCGACACCTGGCGACTCACCGACGCCTGGAGCGGCGCGCCGGACACCTGGGCGCTCGCCGACCCGATCTCGCTGCTGCTGGTGGCGGGCCACCTTGAGGCCGGCGTTATCGATGAGGACGTGCTGCGCGCCTGGAGCGCGCGCGAGTCGCCGTTCTGGTACCGGCGCGTAGCCCTGGTGTCCACGGTGTCGCTCAACGACGGCTTGCACGGCCCAACCCAGCGGCGACTGCGCCGGATCGGGCGCGTGCCGCCGATCGGTGAGTCGCCGAGGCCGGGCCTGACGCTTGACTTGCTGGAAGCCAGCATCCACGACCGGCGGCACTTTATCCGTCTGGGCATCGGCTGGGCGCTGCGACCGTTGTCCGCGGTGGACCCCGACGGCGCCGCGGCGTTCGTGCAGCGTCACCGCCCCCGAATCACCAAAGCCATGCTGCGCAAGGCGCGACTGGACGACGACGGCAGGCGGGCATCGTGA
- a CDS encoding nucleoside hydrolase, whose product MISLVLDTDIGDDVDDAFALTFAARHPQIRLCAVTTVLGDTRWRAALTLRLLDELGVVDVPVAAGEPDGGIEGIPLSGDVVLPQGRDDPRRDPRSAVDLMADVIAAAPEPVWLATIGPATNAAALLAERPDALERLTGIVMMGGRHDPANPREHNFGADPAAAAAVCNCGRPVRVGDYLVTSQAQLRREDLSRVRRAPGIGPSLGLMLETYLDRRNRDWTSMYDPAALTLALGEDLLRLGLTPRRAEVAAGQVRFRVASEATHLRIAASIDAAAFRRDLLDVIGARA is encoded by the coding sequence GTGATCTCGCTCGTCCTCGACACGGATATCGGCGACGACGTGGACGACGCCTTCGCCCTGACCTTCGCCGCGCGGCACCCGCAAATCCGCCTCTGCGCGGTGACCACGGTGTTGGGCGACACGCGCTGGCGGGCGGCGCTGACGCTCCGCCTGCTGGACGAGTTGGGCGTCGTCGACGTTCCCGTGGCGGCGGGCGAGCCGGACGGCGGCATCGAGGGCATCCCCCTATCCGGCGACGTAGTGTTGCCCCAGGGCCGTGATGATCCCCGCCGCGATCCACGGTCAGCCGTCGACCTCATGGCCGACGTGATCGCCGCCGCGCCCGAGCCCGTGTGGCTCGCAACCATCGGTCCGGCCACCAACGCCGCCGCCCTGCTGGCCGAACGGCCCGACGCGCTCGAACGCCTGACTGGAATCGTCATGATGGGCGGCCGGCACGATCCGGCAAACCCGCGCGAGCACAACTTCGGCGCCGATCCCGCCGCCGCGGCCGCCGTGTGCAATTGCGGCCGCCCGGTGCGCGTGGGCGACTACCTCGTCACGTCCCAGGCGCAGCTCCGGCGGGAGGACCTGTCCCGCGTGCGACGCGCGCCGGGAATTGGCCCATCGCTAGGACTGATGCTCGAAACCTACCTGGACCGCCGCAACCGCGATTGGACCAGCATGTATGACCCCGCGGCGCTCACGCTGGCGCTTGGCGAGGACCTTCTGCGACTCGGCCTGACGCCTCGCCGCGCCGAGGTTGCGGCCGGACAGGTTCGGTTTCGAGTCGCGAGTGAAGCTACCCATTTGCGCATCGCGGCATCGATCGACGCGGCGGCCTTCCGTCGCGACCTGCTCGACGTCATCGGCGCCCGCGCATGA
- a CDS encoding nucleotidyltransferase domain-containing protein: MSLPASPNLAPGSPQLQHIESARAVLERDARVLAAWIGGSIAAGTADRWSDVDLRLAVAESDLPDVMAAIPATLPAIHPVLGWFSRPVRGGHLVVVTFEGPLRADVEITTPAALRGLRHEAAASLIDPDGHVARFAGTPYTPRLLTPAELIEREAARVPIELGRLRQAIQDRSVLVATQAQAALLESAQRLLVLLRDPRAAGLAGPKHAADVLTSADVEPLLAPLRAWSAAWPDPAADSIDPTLEVLRPLAAEAGNRHGAPVPLRPEPPDPERAPAEASDVSRGARTAAGAVEAAHNLLVHAMVGASYYNRGLFTGLLWGYAMAAQLAADLARVRSDAPELSAKLAPADEAAFENALRPLRLGGVDAVRLVAANVAALYSRYLERACAALGLAYRRRLDREVNAYLFREGVFAYDVTAANPAP; encoded by the coding sequence ATGAGCCTGCCGGCCAGCCCCAACCTGGCGCCCGGCAGTCCGCAGCTTCAGCACATCGAATCGGCGCGCGCGGTGCTCGAGCGGGACGCCAGGGTCCTGGCGGCGTGGATCGGTGGGAGCATCGCCGCGGGAACGGCGGACCGCTGGTCGGACGTGGATTTGCGGCTAGCCGTCGCCGAGTCCGATCTCCCCGACGTCATGGCCGCCATTCCCGCAACGCTACCGGCGATCCATCCGGTGCTGGGATGGTTCAGCCGGCCCGTTCGCGGTGGACACCTCGTCGTCGTCACCTTCGAGGGGCCGCTGCGCGCAGACGTTGAAATCACGACGCCGGCGGCCCTGCGCGGCCTGCGGCACGAGGCGGCGGCGTCCCTGATCGACCCGGACGGGCACGTGGCGCGCTTCGCTGGCACTCCCTACACGCCACGCCTGCTCACGCCGGCGGAGTTGATCGAGCGCGAGGCGGCGCGTGTCCCAATCGAGTTGGGACGACTACGGCAGGCCATCCAGGACCGCTCGGTTCTGGTGGCAACGCAGGCCCAGGCCGCGCTGCTGGAGTCGGCCCAGCGCCTGCTCGTTCTGCTGCGCGACCCGCGCGCCGCGGGCCTCGCGGGTCCCAAGCATGCGGCTGATGTGCTCACGTCAGCCGACGTCGAGCCGCTGCTGGCCCCGCTGCGCGCCTGGAGCGCCGCCTGGCCCGATCCGGCAGCTGATTCCATCGACCCGACCCTCGAAGTCCTGCGTCCGCTCGCGGCGGAGGCCGGGAATCGCCACGGAGCACCCGTGCCCCTGCGTCCAGAGCCGCCGGACCCGGAAAGAGCCCCGGCTGAGGCGAGCGACGTCAGCCGCGGTGCGCGCACGGCGGCAGGAGCCGTCGAGGCCGCCCACAACCTGCTGGTGCACGCCATGGTCGGCGCCAGCTACTACAACCGCGGCCTGTTCACCGGGCTGCTCTGGGGCTATGCCATGGCGGCGCAACTCGCCGCCGACCTGGCTCGCGTGCGCTCGGATGCACCGGAGCTGTCAGCCAAACTCGCACCCGCCGACGAAGCCGCGTTCGAGAACGCCCTGCGGCCGTTGCGTCTCGGTGGCGTCGATGCCGTCCGCTTAGTCGCGGCCAACGTGGCGGCGTTGTATTCGCGCTACCTCGAACGCGCCTGCGCCGCGCTCGGCCTGGCCTACCGGCGGCGGCTCGACCGCGAGGTCAACGCCTACCTCTTTCGGGAAGGCGTATTCGCCTACGACGTCACCGCGGCCAATCCTGCGCCCTGA
- a CDS encoding VanZ family protein, giving the protein MAFFSSKRERRLWLWTLAVLAAIYATLGLAPMLAQVLDERGWLPAAVACGLVLVGLTIVTQGLQVRPGGVEIAVALGIAAAYLLMVARLMGGQEERTHLMEYGVVGVFVYEALAERARQGRRVPLPPLVAVLATGSLGLLDEGVQAVLPSRVFDPRDLLFNLLAGTTAVGACVALGWARRRARGASRRPE; this is encoded by the coding sequence ATGGCCTTCTTTTCCTCAAAGCGGGAGCGGCGCCTGTGGCTCTGGACGCTGGCCGTCCTGGCGGCGATTTACGCGACCCTGGGCCTGGCGCCGATGCTGGCCCAGGTTCTCGACGAGCGCGGGTGGCTGCCGGCCGCCGTTGCCTGCGGCCTGGTGCTCGTGGGCCTGACTATCGTCACGCAGGGCCTGCAAGTGCGGCCGGGCGGGGTGGAGATCGCCGTCGCGCTGGGCATCGCGGCCGCCTACCTGTTGATGGTCGCGCGGCTGATGGGTGGTCAGGAGGAGCGCACGCACCTGATGGAGTACGGCGTGGTGGGCGTCTTCGTCTACGAAGCGCTGGCCGAGCGCGCGCGCCAAGGGCGTCGCGTTCCGCTGCCGCCCCTGGTCGCCGTGCTGGCGACCGGGTCGTTGGGCCTGCTCGACGAAGGCGTGCAGGCGGTTCTGCCGAGCCGGGTTTTCGACCCGCGAGACCTTTTGTTCAACCTGCTCGCCGGCACGACGGCGGTGGGGGCGTGCGTCGCGCTGGGATGGGCGCGGCGGCGAGCACGCGGCGCGAGCCGGCGCCCGGAATAA
- a CDS encoding pyridoxal phosphate-dependent aminotransferase, which translates to MKISQRVQDLAESGTIAVSNKVAAMRAQGIDVVSLGAGEPDFDTPDHIKAAAAEALGGGETKYAKPASGVPELKHAVVAKLQRENGLAYSTDQVVASVGGKEALYLAFATLLDPGDEVIIPAPYWVSYPEQVKLAGGVPVFVNAGADAGFRITPDQLRAALTPRTRVLVFNSPSNPTGAAYSPEETDALAEVLADTDVVTFSDEMYDRLLFGGRVFKSFAATSDHAYDHTITFNAGSKTYSMTGWRIGYAAGPVDVIKGMAKLQSQTTSGAATFTMHALAAALNGDQSCVEVMRAEFERRGKFLSDRLNALDGVVCPEPGGAFYAFPDVSGTFEAKGVSGSTEWAGRLLEDAHVGVVPGSDFGADDCVRLSFATSMEALETALDRIEGFLG; encoded by the coding sequence GTGAAGATCTCGCAGCGTGTACAAGACTTGGCCGAATCAGGAACGATCGCCGTCAGCAACAAGGTCGCGGCGATGCGCGCTCAGGGCATCGACGTCGTGAGCCTGGGCGCCGGAGAGCCCGACTTCGACACGCCCGACCACATCAAGGCGGCCGCCGCGGAGGCCCTCGGCGGGGGTGAGACCAAATACGCCAAGCCGGCGTCGGGCGTTCCCGAGCTCAAGCATGCCGTCGTCGCCAAGCTGCAGCGCGAGAACGGCCTCGCCTACTCCACCGACCAGGTGGTCGCCAGCGTCGGCGGCAAGGAGGCGCTGTACCTGGCCTTCGCCACCTTGCTCGATCCCGGCGACGAGGTCATCATCCCCGCGCCGTATTGGGTGTCGTATCCCGAGCAGGTCAAGCTGGCCGGCGGCGTGCCCGTCTTTGTCAACGCCGGCGCGGACGCGGGATTCCGGATCACTCCCGACCAGCTGCGCGCGGCGCTCACGCCGCGCACGCGCGTATTAGTGTTCAACTCGCCCAGCAACCCGACCGGCGCCGCATACTCGCCCGAGGAAACCGACGCGCTGGCGGAGGTGCTGGCCGACACCGACGTGGTGACCTTCAGCGACGAGATGTACGACCGCTTGCTGTTCGGCGGTCGCGTCTTCAAGAGCTTCGCCGCCACTTCCGACCACGCCTACGACCACACCATCACCTTCAACGCCGGATCCAAGACGTACTCCATGACCGGCTGGCGCATCGGCTACGCCGCCGGGCCGGTGGACGTGATCAAGGGCATGGCCAAGCTCCAGTCGCAGACCACCAGCGGCGCGGCCACTTTCACCATGCACGCGCTGGCCGCCGCCCTGAACGGCGACCAATCCTGCGTGGAGGTCATGCGGGCCGAGTTCGAGCGCCGGGGTAAGTTCCTCAGCGACCGTTTGAACGCCCTGGACGGCGTGGTCTGCCCCGAGCCGGGCGGCGCGTTCTACGCCTTCCCCGACGTCTCCGGCACCTTCGAGGCCAAGGGTGTGTCGGGCTCCACCGAGTGGGCCGGCCGCCTGCTGGAAGACGCCCACGTCGGCGTGGTGCCGGGCAGCGACTTCGGCGCCGACGACTGTGTGCGCCTCAGCTTCGCCACCAGCATGGAGGCTCTGGAAACCGCCCTGGACAGGATCGAAGGCTTTCTGGGCTAG